Proteins from a single region of Betaproteobacteria bacterium:
- a CDS encoding phosphoglycerate dehydrogenase yields the protein MNRYQVLTLNHISSHGLRRLPAPRYAVGKTAERPDAILVRSHSMHEMAIPPSVRAIGRAGAGTNNIPVPEMSRRGVPVFNAPGANANAVKELVLAALLMAARNVVPALGYVGALGDSADLEKQVEDGKKRFAGVELVHRSLGIVGLGAIGGLVADTALKLGMKVVGFDPDITVDAAWRLPSSVRKAATIEELLQQSDFVTLHVPLLPATRHMIDEKRLAAMKHGATLLNFARDALVDEHAAVAALRAHRLKCYVTDFPAAALLHEPGVVALPHLGASTAEAEENCAVMVIDQVREYLENGTILNAVNFPNVDMARESPYRVAIANANVPNMLGQISTAMANGGLNIHNMVNKSRGEMAYTLVDVDSPVHDELIRAIAAIDGVLSVRAIPAEDAG from the coding sequence ATGAACAGATATCAGGTCCTCACGCTCAACCACATCTCCAGCCACGGCCTGCGCCGGTTGCCGGCCCCGCGCTATGCCGTGGGCAAGACCGCCGAACGGCCCGACGCCATCCTCGTGCGCTCGCACAGCATGCACGAGATGGCGATTCCGCCGAGTGTCCGGGCCATCGGACGCGCCGGTGCCGGTACCAACAACATCCCGGTGCCCGAGATGTCCAGGCGCGGTGTGCCGGTGTTCAACGCGCCGGGTGCGAACGCGAACGCGGTGAAGGAACTGGTACTCGCCGCTTTGCTGATGGCCGCGCGGAACGTCGTGCCGGCGCTTGGCTATGTCGGCGCCCTGGGCGACAGTGCGGATCTCGAAAAGCAGGTCGAGGACGGCAAGAAGCGCTTTGCCGGTGTGGAACTCGTTCACCGCTCACTGGGTATCGTCGGGCTCGGCGCCATCGGCGGTCTCGTTGCGGACACTGCGCTCAAGCTCGGCATGAAGGTTGTCGGCTTTGACCCGGACATCACGGTTGATGCAGCGTGGCGCCTGCCGTCCAGCGTGCGCAAGGCGGCGACCATCGAGGAACTGCTGCAGCAGTCCGACTTCGTCACCCTGCACGTTCCGCTGCTTCCCGCCACGCGCCACATGATCGATGAGAAGCGGCTCGCGGCAATGAAGCACGGTGCCACGCTCCTCAATTTCGCGCGCGATGCACTCGTCGACGAACACGCGGCCGTGGCCGCCCTTCGTGCCCATCGGCTCAAGTGTTACGTGACGGATTTCCCAGCCGCTGCACTGCTGCACGAGCCCGGCGTCGTGGCGCTGCCGCACCTGGGGGCCTCGACCGCCGAGGCCGAGGAAAACTGCGCGGTGATGGTGATCGACCAGGTGCGCGAGTATCTCGAGAACGGGACGATCCTCAACGCCGTGAACTTCCCCAATGTCGACATGGCGCGCGAGTCCCCCTACCGTGTCGCCATCGCCAATGCGAATGTCCCGAACATGCTCGGGCAGATCTCCACGGCGATGGCGAACGGCGGTCTCAACATTCACAACATGGTGAACAAGTCGCGCGGTGAGATGGCCTACACGCTGGTCGACGTCGACAGCCCGGTCCACGACGAACTCATTCGCGCGATCGCTGCCATCGACGGGGTGCTGTCGGTGCGCGCGATTCCTGCCGAGGACGCTGGCTAA
- a CDS encoding iron-containing alcohol dehydrogenase translates to MIAPFSLARLPRIEFGAGSLRRLPDIAGAYGTRVLLVTGKSSFDTSAEGAWLCETLRARGFTWDQVRVAGEPSPQLVDDTVARYRGDAFDVVVGLGGGSALDAAKAIAGLLRPGNSVMDHLEGVGPELPYRGPATPFIAVPTTAGTGSEATKNAVLSVHGATGFKKSFRDERLVAEWAIVDPDLLAGCPPALIAADGMDAFTQLLESFVSLRANPFTDALARSGIAAVKDGLIEWFEGGAQAARARERMAYASLLSGICLAQTGLGSVHGLAAPLGAFFPIPHGVACGTTVSAATHVNITALLGRDPDSAALSKYAEIGRCLAATAELDDDAARVELVAVLERWQRALDLPRLSHYGVHADDVPRIVAASRGSSMKTNPIVLTDAEVAAIVTARL, encoded by the coding sequence ATGATCGCTCCCTTCTCCCTCGCGCGCCTGCCGCGCATCGAATTCGGAGCCGGCAGCCTGCGCCGGTTGCCCGACATCGCCGGCGCCTACGGCACGCGCGTGCTGCTCGTGACCGGGAAGTCATCCTTCGACACGTCCGCCGAGGGCGCGTGGCTGTGCGAGACGCTGCGCGCCCGCGGCTTCACCTGGGACCAGGTGCGCGTAGCAGGGGAGCCCTCACCGCAACTCGTCGACGATACCGTGGCTCGCTACCGTGGCGATGCGTTCGATGTGGTCGTCGGCCTGGGCGGCGGCAGCGCGCTCGATGCGGCCAAGGCAATTGCCGGTCTGCTCCGGCCGGGCAATTCGGTGATGGATCACCTCGAAGGTGTCGGGCCGGAGCTGCCGTATCGGGGCCCCGCCACGCCTTTCATCGCGGTGCCTACCACGGCCGGGACCGGGTCGGAGGCGACCAAGAACGCCGTGCTGTCGGTGCACGGCGCGACCGGATTCAAGAAATCCTTCCGCGACGAGCGACTGGTCGCGGAATGGGCGATCGTCGATCCGGATCTCCTGGCGGGATGTCCGCCGGCCTTGATCGCGGCGGACGGCATGGACGCCTTCACGCAACTGCTCGAATCGTTCGTGTCCCTGCGGGCCAACCCCTTCACCGATGCGCTTGCGCGTTCCGGCATCGCTGCGGTGAAGGACGGTCTCATCGAGTGGTTCGAGGGCGGAGCGCAGGCCGCGCGGGCACGCGAGCGGATGGCATATGCATCGCTCCTCTCCGGCATCTGCCTCGCGCAGACCGGACTCGGCTCGGTGCACGGCCTCGCTGCGCCGCTGGGCGCGTTCTTCCCGATTCCGCACGGGGTTGCCTGCGGAACGACGGTCTCGGCCGCGACACATGTCAACATCACGGCGCTCCTCGGGCGTGATCCCGACAGCGCTGCGCTATCGAAGTACGCCGAGATCGGGCGCTGCCTCGCCGCAACGGCGGAACTGGACGATGACGCGGCGCGCGTTGAGCTGGTCGCGGTTCTCGAGCGCTGGCAGCGTGCGCTCGACCTGCCACGCCTGTCGCACTATGGGGTCCACGCGGACGATGTGCCGAGGATCGTCGCGGCTAGCCGCGGGTCAAGCATGAAGACGAACCCGATCGTGCTGACCGATGCCGAAGTCGCGGCGATCGTGACGGCACGCCTTTGA